A single window of Vicia villosa cultivar HV-30 ecotype Madison, WI unplaced genomic scaffold, Vvil1.0 ctg.000365F_1_1_3, whole genome shotgun sequence DNA harbors:
- the LOC131627517 gene encoding topless-related protein 3-like, with protein sequence MTSLSRELVFLILQFLEEEKFKESVHKLEKESGFFFNMKYFEEKVQAGEWEEVEKYLSGFTKVDDNRYSMKIFFEIRKQKYLEALDRQDKPKAVEILVGDLKVFSTFNEELYKEITQLLILNNFRENEQLSKYGDTKTARSIMLIELKKLIEANPLFRDKLAFPTLKSSRLRTLINQSLNWQHQLCKNPRPNPDIKTLFTDHTCSPSNGPLAPTPVNLPISAVAKPAAYTSLGVHGPFPPAVANANANALAGWMANASASSSVQAAVVTSSTIPVPQNQVSILKRPRTPPATPGIVDYQNADHDQLMKRLRPVHSVEEVSYPVARQTSWSLDDLPRTVAMTLHQGSSVTSMDFHPLHHTLLLVGSNNGEITLWELSLRERLVSKPFKIWDVSACSLPFQAAAAKEAPISVSRVTWSPDGSFIGVAFTKHLIHLYSYTGSNELTQRIEVDAHVGGVNDLSFALPNKQLCIVTCGDDKLIKVWDANGRRLFTFEGHEAPVYSICPHHKENIQFIFSTAIDGKIKAWLYDNMGSRVDYDAPGHWCTTMLYSADGSRLFSCGTSKDGESFLVEWNESEGAIKRTYNGFRKKSTGVVQFDTTQNRFLVAGEDGQVKFWDMDNINPLTSTDADGGLQGLPRLKFNKEGNILAVTTVDNGFKILANATGLRSLRTIETPASFEALRSPIESAAIKVSGSSTVNVNPVNCKVERSSPVRPPPILNGVDPMSRSVEKSRTVEDASDRTKPWQLSEILDPVQCRSVTLPDNTDSFSKVVRLLYTNSAVGVLALGSNGVQKLWKWARNEQNPTGKATASVVPQRWQPNSGLLMTNDIAGVNLEEAVPCIALSKNDSYVMSACGGKVSLFNMMTFKVMTTFMSPPPASTFLAFHPQDNNIISIGMEDSTIHIYNVRVDEVKSKLKGHQRRITGLAFSTNLNILVSSGADAHLCVWSIDTWEKRKSIPIQLPAGKPPVGDTRVQFHSDQLRLLVVHETQLAIYDASKMERIRQWIPQDVLPAPISYAAYSCNSQLIFASFCDANIGVFDAESLKLRCRIAPSICLSSAALNRSQAVYPLVIAAHPLEPNQFAVGLSDGSVKVIEPSESEGKWGSSPPMDNGVLNGKAPSSSATSNHTADQAQR encoded by the exons ATGACTTCTTTGAGTAGAGAATTGGTGTTTCTCATACTTCAGTTTCTGGAGGAGGAGAAGTTCAAGGAGTCCGTGCAcaa GCTCGAGAAAGAATCAGGGTTCTTTTTCAACATGAAGTACTTTGAGGAAAAAGTGCAGGCTGGTGAATGGGAAGAAGTTGAAAAGTATTTATCAGGGTTTACCAAAGTTGACGATAATAGATACTCaatgaaaatattctttgaaattaGGAAGCAAAAATACCTGGAAGCTCTTGATCG GCAAGACAAGCCAAAGGCTGTAGAGATATTAGTGGGTGATTTAAAAGTGTTTTCCACCTTCAATGAGGAGCTATACAAAGAAATCACCCAGCTGTTAATTCTTAATAATTTCAG GGAGAACGAGCAACTTTCCAAATACGGTGACACCAAAACTGCTCGAAGTATTATGTTGATAGAGCTAAAAAAACTCATTGAAGCAAATCCTCTTTTCCGTGATAAGCTTGCCTTTCCGACCCTTAAGTCATCAAGACTGAGAACTTTAATCAATCAGAG TCTGAACTGGCAGCACCAACTTTGTAAAAACCCAAGGCCAAACCCAGATATAAAGACTTTATTTACAGATCACACTTGCTCACCTTCTAATGGCCCACTGGCACCTACACCTGTCAATCTTCCAATTTCTGCAGTTGCAAAGCCTGCTGCTTACACTTCACTTGGAGTCCATGGT CCCTTCCCTCCTGCCGTTGCAAATGCTAACGCCAATGCTTTGGCTGGTTGGATGGCCAATGCCTCAGCTTCATCATCTGTTCAAGCAGCTGTTGTCACATCGTCAACCATACCAGTCCCTCAGAATCAAG TATCTATCTTGAAACGTCCTAGAACACCTCCGGCAACTCCAGGGATCGTTGACTATCAAAATGCTGATCATGATCAGTTAATGAAAAGGCTTCGTCCCGTTCATTCTGTGGAGGAG GTTTCATATCCTGTGGCTCGACAAACCTCCTGGTCACTGGATGATCTCCCAAGAACAGTGGCTATGACTTTGCATCAAGGATCCTCTGTGACAAGCATGGATTTTCATCCCTTGCACCACACCTTACTTCTTG TTGGTTCAAATAATGGTGAAATAACCCTCTGGGAACTCAGTTTACGGGAAAGGTTGGTCTCAAAGCCGTTCAAGATATGGGATGTGTCGGCGTGCTCATTACCATTTCAG GCAGCTGCAGCCAAGGAGGCTCCTATTTCTGTTAGTCGTGTCACATGGAGCCCTGATGGAAGTTTTATTG GTGTTGCGTTTACTAAACATctgattcatttatattcataCACCGGCTCAAATGAGCTAACCCAGCGTATAGAG GTTGATGCCCATGTTGGTGGTGTGAATGATTTGTCATTTGCTCTTCCTAATAAACAGCTGTGCATTGTAACCTGTGGAGATGATAAGTTGATAAAG GTGTGGGATGCAAATGGACGAAGACTATTCACTTTTGAGGGGCATGAGGCACCGGTATATTCAATCTGCCCTCATCACAAAGAGAACATTCAG TTCATATTTTCAACAGCCATTGATGGGAAAATAAAGGCCTGGTTATACGATAACATGGGTTCTAGGGTGGACTATGATGCTCCTGGTCATTGGTGTACTACAATGCTTTACAGTGCTGACGGAAGTAG ATTGTTTTCTTGTGGGACAAGTAAAGATGGAGAGTCTTTCCTCGTTGAATGGAATGAGAGTGAAGGAGCCATTAAGAGAACATACAATGGATTTAGAAAGAAATCTACCGGCGTTGTGCAGTTTGACACAACCCAAAACCGCTTTTTGGTTGCTGGTGAAGATGGGCAAGTGAAGTTTTGGGACATGGACAATATTAATCCTCTAACAAGCACTGATGCAGATGGTGGATTACAG GGCCTTCCACGCTTGAAATTCAATAAGGAAGGAAATATTCTCGCAGTCACCACTGTGGATAATGGATTCAAAATACTGGCAAATGCTACTGGTCTTAGATCCTTAAGAACAATTGAAACTCCAGCATCATTTGAAGCATTGAGGTCACCCATTGAATCTGCTGCAATCAAG GTATCTGGTTCTTCTACTGTTAATGTTAATCCGGTCAACTGTAAAGTGGAAAGAAGCTCTCCTGTCAGGCCGCCTCCAATTCTT AATGGAGTTGATCCCATGAGTCGAAGTGTAGAGAAATCAAGAACTGTGGAAGATGCATCTGATAGAACTAAACCATGGCAATTGTCTGAAATTCTAGATCCTGTCCAATGTCGGTCAGTTACCTTGCCTGACAACACAGACTCTTTCAGCAAG GTTGTACGACTTCTATATACAAATTCTGCTGTTGGTGTTTTGGCCCTTGGTTCAAATGGCGTTCAGAAGCTTTGGAAATGGGCTCGCAATGAACAGAATCCTACTGGGAAG GCAACTGCCAGTGTTGTTCCACAACGTTGGCAACCTAACAGTGGTCTTCTTATGACTAATGATATTGCGGGTGTCAACCTTGAAGAAGCTGTCCCTTGCATTGCACTCTCAAAAAACGACTCATACGTAATGTCTGCCTGTGGTGGAAAAGTTTCACTGTTTAACATGATGACATTCAAG GTAATGACAACATTCATGTCACCACCTCCCGCCTCTACCTTCCTAGCATTTCATCCCCAAGATAACAACATTATATCCATTGGGATGGAGGATTCAACCATTCATATCTATAATGTTAGAGTCGATGAG GTGAAATCAAAATTGAAGGGTCACCAGAGACGAATTACTGGTTTAGCTTTTTCAACCAATCTTAACATACTGGTTTCATCTGGTGCTGATGCTCAC CTGTGTGTATGGAGCATTGATACATGGGAGAAAAGAAAATCAATCCCAATTCAACTACCTGCGGGAAAGCCACCTGTTGGTGATACACGTGTTCAGTTCCATTCTGACCAACTTCGCTTATTAGTAGTCCATGAGACTCAATTGGCAATATATGATGCCTCCAAGATGGAACGCATTCGGCAg TGGATTCCCCAAGATGTTCTGCCTGCTCCCATATCATATGCGGCGTATTCCTGCAACAGTCAGTTAATATTTGCTTCATTCTGTGATGCAAACATTGGAGTTTTTGATGCGGAGAGCTTGAAACTAAGATGTCGTATTGCCCCGTCAATATGCTTGTCATCAGCCGCTTTAAATAG AAGCCAAGCTGTGTATCCTCTTGTGATTGCGGCTCATCCACTAGAACCTAACCAGTTTGCTGTTGGGTTGAGTGATGGGTCTGTCAAAGTGATAGAACCAAGTGAATCAGAGGGTAAGTGGGGGTCTTCTCCGCCTATGGACAACGGAGTCTTGAATGGTAAGGCACCATCCTCATCTGCAACTAGCAACCACACTGCCGATCAGGCCCAACGATGA
- the LOC131627506 gene encoding uncharacterized protein LOC131627506 has protein sequence MKLFYQALHHNQNSVSWRALMNGNLARPRAIFQLWIACHSRLPTKSILVKWGMIDHNTCNFCNAEETQKHLLFECKVMNNAWRKVLQWINVDQAPLEWNQEMTWLVDNCKGKSKKADILKLAATESIYEIWKI, from the coding sequence ATGAAGCTGTTCTACCAAGCTTTGCATCATAATCAGAACAGTGTGTCATGGAGAGCTTTGATGAATGGTAACTTAGCTAGACCGAGGGCGATTTTCCAACTGTGGATTGCTTGTCACAGTAGATTACCAACGAAAAGTATACTGGTGAAATGGGGCATGATTGATCACAATACGTGTAATTTTTGTAATGCTGAGGAAACTCAAAAACACTTATTATTTGAGTGTAAAGTTATGAATAATGCTTGGAGGAAAGTGCTGCAATGGATTAATGTGGACCAAGCTCCTCTTGAGTGGAATCAGGAAATGACTTGGCTGGTTGATAATTGCAAAGGTAAAAGTAAAAAAGCTGATATTCTCAAACTGGCTGCCACTGAATCTATATATGAGATTTGGAAAATATAG
- the LOC131627518 gene encoding pre-mRNA-splicing factor 38-like, with the protein MANRTDPAAKSIRGTNPQNLVEKILRSKIYQNTYWKEQCFGLTAETLVDKAMELDHLGGTYGGNRKPTPFMCLVMKMLQIQPEKEIVIEFIKNDDYKYVRILGAFYLRLTGSDTDVYHYLEPLYNDYRKLRRKLADGQFSLTHVDEVIDELLTTDYSCDIAMPRIKKRWTLESLGSLEPRQSALEEDFDEEEENEDNEQPADELEEKTHEKDYYRGRSPARERDRDRRRESHRHRDRDYEREYDRDYDRERGRGRDRDRDREKERDRDRERDRDRYRVREEKDYGREREGRERERRDRDRDRGRRRSYSRSRSRSRDRKEHDGGDYRKRHARSSVSPRRHGDGAEDGEPKRKKEKKEKKEKKDDGTDHPDPEIAEANRIRASLGLKPLRM; encoded by the exons ATGGCGAATCGTACGGATCCAGCAGCGAAGAGCATAAGAGGAACAAACCCTCAAAACCTAGTGGAGAAGATTCTCCGCTCAAAGATCTACCAGAACACATATTGGAAGGAACAATGCTTCGGTTTAACGGCGGAGACCTTAGTCGACAAGGCCATGGAGCTCGACCACCTCGGCGGCACCTACGGTGGCAACCGCAAACCCACTCCCTTCATGTGCCTCGTCATGAAAATGCTCCAGATTCAGCCCGAGAAAGAAATCGTCATCGAGTTCATAAAAAACGATGATTACAA GTATGTGAGGATACTTGGTGCGTTCTATTTGCGTCTTACGGGATCTGATACTGATGTGTACCATTACCTGGAACCGTTGTATAATGATTATAGAAAACTGAGGCGGAAATTAGCTGACGGAC AGTTTAGTTTGACGCATGTTGATGAGGTCATTGATGAACTTCTCACAACGGATTATTCCTGTGATATTGCTATGCCGCGTATTAAGAAAAG GTGGACTCTTGAATCTCTTGGTTCATTAGAACCTAGACAAAGTGCACTTGAAGAGGATTTTGATGAGGAAGAGGAGAATGAGGATAATGAACAACCTGCCGATGAGCTTGAAGAGAAGACCCATGAGAAG GATTATTATCGTGGGAGAAGCCCTGCAAGGGAAAGAGATAGGGATAGAAGACGTGAAAGTCATAGACACAG GGATCGCGACTATGAAAGAGAATATGATAGAGATTATGACAGAGAGCGTGGACGTGGCCGAGATAGAGACAGAGATAGGGAAAAGGAAAGGGACAGAGATAGGGAGAGAGACAGAGACCGATATCGTGTGAGGGAAGAAAAGGATTATGGCCGTGAGAGAGAAGGCAGGGAGCGAGAGAGAAGAGACAGAGATCGCGACCGTGGTAGGAGAAGGAGCTACTCAAGGAGTCGAAGTAGAAGCAGGGATcgcaaggaacatgatggtggggACTACAGGAAGAGACATGCTCGTAGTAGCGTTAGTCCTAGAAGGCATGGAGATGGAGCTGAAGATGGGGAgccaaagaggaagaaggagaagaaagaaaagaaggaaaagaaggatGACGGAACTGACCATCCAGATCCAGAGATTGCCGAAGCAAACAGGATACGAGCTTCACTGGGTTTGAAACCACTGAGGATGTGA